Proteins from one Deltaproteobacteria bacterium genomic window:
- a CDS encoding SDR family oxidoreductase gives MRLAGKVAIITGVASGIGRAAVQLFASEGARVVGADINPEGEAAAREATAAGGRATFVGGDASDAGFAAHAVATALKTYGRLDILYNNAGIAPLGRDGMITNIEEADWDDILRVNLKSVFQCCKAAIPAIEEGGGGAIVNTASVAALLGHIGQDAYTASKGAIIALTRALAVEYAPQKIRVNVICPGVVRTGITEIMWSDIIPKEVFDGIQRAHLTRLGQPEDIARAALFLASDEAAFVTGGVFPIDGGFSANAALNATLSTVNQF, from the coding sequence ATGAGACTAGCAGGAAAAGTCGCGATCATTACCGGTGTCGCCTCCGGCATCGGACGCGCAGCAGTCCAACTCTTTGCGAGTGAAGGCGCCCGCGTGGTCGGGGCCGACATCAACCCCGAAGGCGAAGCCGCCGCGCGCGAAGCCACCGCGGCCGGCGGCCGGGCCACCTTCGTTGGCGGCGACGCCAGCGACGCCGGGTTCGCCGCCCACGCGGTCGCAACCGCGCTCAAGACCTACGGCCGTCTCGATATCCTCTACAACAACGCCGGCATCGCTCCGCTCGGCCGCGACGGCATGATCACCAACATCGAAGAAGCCGACTGGGATGACATCCTGCGGGTGAACCTCAAGAGCGTCTTCCAATGCTGCAAAGCCGCCATTCCAGCCATCGAGGAGGGTGGCGGCGGCGCGATCGTCAACACCGCCTCGGTCGCCGCCCTACTCGGCCACATCGGCCAGGACGCTTACACCGCCAGCAAGGGCGCCATCATCGCGCTCACCCGGGCACTGGCGGTGGAATACGCGCCACAGAAGATCCGCGTCAACGTCATCTGCCCCGGCGTGGTGCGCACCGGCATCACCGAGATCATGTGGTCGGACATAATCCCCAAGGAGGTGTTCGATGGCATCCAGCGCGCCCACCTGACGCGGCTGGGTCAGCCCGAGGACATCGCCCGCGCCGCGCTCTTCTTGGCCTCCGACGAGGCCGCCTTTGTCACCGGTGGTGTGTTCCCGATCGACGGCGGCTTCAGTGCCAACGCCGCCCTCAACGCCACCCTGTCCACGGTCAACCAATTCTAG
- a CDS encoding alpha/beta fold hydrolase translates to MAAPQRQAPVPESAPTGRARVEFARTADAWDIALHRYRGQRRDLPPLIICPGYACNRHFVDFDERYSLARFCARRGFDTWVLELRGRGYSEAVFGGGSRGWNFDDLVRFDVPAAIAYVRGRCEERRPVWIGHSMGGMVVYAALGQDPELGKSLSGLVTIASPVGFPAVASPLARGLGSLLLALPLPQRLPQRSVLVALWSVMAHSGRFPEVGMNRRNLDQAAFGRALPLFMCNVARAKVQQFTRWSLTGQFRSNDGATDYRANLSRITTAALIIAGAADQLAPPETVGLAFDRLGSAEKLYREFARRQQDSADYGHVDLIFGRRAPEEVFPTISDWIENGLSRR, encoded by the coding sequence ATGGCGGCCCCGCAGCGCCAAGCGCCCGTACCTGAGTCCGCGCCCACCGGCCGCGCTCGGGTGGAGTTCGCCCGCACGGCTGATGCCTGGGACATCGCCCTGCACCGCTATCGCGGCCAGCGCCGTGATCTGCCGCCGCTGATCATCTGTCCGGGCTACGCCTGCAACCGCCATTTCGTTGATTTCGACGAGCGTTACTCGCTGGCGCGCTTCTGCGCCCGGCGCGGCTTCGACACCTGGGTGCTCGAACTGCGCGGGCGCGGTTACAGCGAGGCGGTGTTCGGCGGCGGTAGCCGCGGCTGGAACTTCGACGACCTAGTGCGCTTCGACGTGCCGGCGGCGATCGCTTACGTGCGCGGCCGTTGCGAAGAGCGCCGGCCGGTCTGGATCGGACACAGCATGGGCGGCATGGTCGTCTACGCCGCGCTCGGTCAGGATCCCGAGCTGGGCAAGTCACTGAGCGGCCTGGTGACGATCGCCTCGCCGGTCGGCTTTCCAGCCGTCGCCTCGCCGCTGGCCCGCGGCCTGGGCTCGCTGCTGCTGGCGCTGCCCTTGCCGCAACGGCTGCCGCAGCGCTCGGTGCTGGTGGCGCTGTGGTCGGTGATGGCTCACTCCGGTCGCTTTCCCGAGGTCGGCATGAATCGCCGCAATCTCGATCAGGCCGCCTTCGGCCGCGCCTTGCCGCTGTTCATGTGCAACGTGGCGCGCGCCAAGGTGCAGCAGTTCACCCGCTGGTCGCTGACCGGGCAATTCCGCTCCAACGACGGCGCCACCGACTACCGCGCCAACCTCTCGCGCATCACCACCGCGGCACTGATCATCGCCGGTGCCGCGGATCAGCTGGCGCCGCCCGAAACCGTCGGGCTCGCCTTCGATCGCCTGGGATCGGCGGAGAAGCTGTACCGCGAGTTTGCCCGCCGGCAGCAGGACAGCGCGGATTACGGCCACGTCGATCTGATCTTCGGCCGGCGCGCCCCGGAAGAGGTCTTTCCCACTATCAGTGACTGGATCGAGAACGGGCTTTCGCGGAGGTAG
- a CDS encoding SDR family oxidoreductase — protein MLHPEIEELFSLTGQVAVVTGAGAGIGRGIAVRLAQAGAEVTVADRDPQGAEQVAAELRRLGGRALALTADVSDEAAVGQMVERTVAEFGRLDILINNAGIYPARPLAKLTVEEWDQVMAVNLRGVFLCTRTAAAAMRAGNRGGRVVNMSSIESFRPSLVGVSAYSTSKGGLNLFTQSAALELARDGITVNAVCPGAVLTEGTAAAFAAGLQKMMEARIPLKRVTTPAEVSAAVLFLASKAAGYITGTTLLVDGGYLLA, from the coding sequence ATGTTGCACCCGGAAATCGAAGAGCTCTTCAGCTTGACCGGCCAAGTCGCCGTCGTCACCGGCGCCGGCGCCGGCATCGGCCGCGGCATCGCCGTACGCTTGGCTCAGGCCGGGGCCGAGGTGACGGTGGCGGATCGCGACCCGCAGGGCGCAGAGCAGGTGGCGGCCGAACTGCGCCGGCTCGGCGGCCGTGCGCTGGCACTTACTGCCGACGTCAGCGATGAAGCGGCGGTCGGCCAGATGGTGGAGCGCACAGTTGCCGAGTTCGGCCGGCTCGACATCCTGATCAACAACGCCGGCATCTACCCGGCGCGCCCACTGGCCAAGTTGACGGTCGAGGAGTGGGACCAGGTGATGGCGGTCAACCTGCGCGGGGTCTTCCTGTGCACGCGCACGGCGGCGGCGGCCATGCGCGCCGGTAACCGCGGCGGACGAGTGGTGAACATGTCGTCGATCGAGTCCTTCCGTCCCTCACTCGTCGGAGTCTCGGCTTACAGCACCTCGAAAGGCGGCCTCAACCTGTTCACCCAGAGCGCCGCGCTGGAGCTGGCGCGCGACGGCATCACGGTCAACGCCGTCTGCCCCGGGGCCGTGCTCACCGAAGGTACGGCCGCGGCCTTTGCCGCCGGGCTGCAGAAGATGATGGAAGCCCGTATCCCGCTCAAGCGCGTCACCACGCCGGCCGAAGTCAGCGCCGCGGTTCTTTTTCTCGCCAGCAAAGCTGCCGGCTACATCACCGGCACCACCCTGCTGGTCGACGGCGGTTACCTCTTGGCGTAA
- a CDS encoding hydantoinase B/oxoprolinase family protein, whose amino-acid sequence MSTFDPVTLEILWNRCRTILNEEIAGLIRAAFSPIIREAKDCSAGLYDRQGNFMTHADEGECHIRQTVKCLLEKFSPDELKPGDVLISNDPWKVGGHINDTAVIAPIFLREQLVGFAAYLGHHIDMGGRGFSADSTSLYEEGILIPPVKLFAAGEPNLDIFEMVSSNIRHPEVVLSDIRAQMGAAEAAANKIARMMEEFGLADLDGLSQAMIRTSEEATRAAIALIPDGTYRYATFTDGYDAKDPVKMALALTIKGSDITIDYSGSSPQSMYGINLVYNHTLALTHQCLMCTIFPHVRDNEGSYRPLTLVAPEGSIMNAKYPAPVMARHLTGFYIPSAVFGALAKVIPNRVVADSAAVSNFGVIGTNERGDPMVGICTCLGGMGARPTKDSPTTLFPFVISDIPIEVIENEFPLFVRKREMVRDSGGAGKYRGGLGQEIEVQVQSKKPATFFCMQERINHPPLGLRGGLPGATADLVINRTIRPHPKKGYMLQPGDSVRIRANGGGGYGLAHQRDPERVLADVRNDYVTVEQAAKVYRVAIDAKKNQIDWAKTKRLRANKAAPANNSKAPGKRRASRPKRASTAARG is encoded by the coding sequence ATGAGCACCTTCGATCCGGTCACGCTCGAGATTCTGTGGAACCGCTGCCGCACCATCCTCAACGAGGAGATCGCCGGCCTCATTCGCGCGGCTTTCTCGCCCATCATCCGCGAGGCTAAGGACTGCTCGGCCGGTCTTTACGACCGGCAGGGCAACTTCATGACCCACGCCGACGAAGGCGAATGTCACATTCGCCAAACGGTGAAGTGCCTGCTCGAGAAGTTCTCCCCCGATGAGTTGAAACCCGGCGACGTGTTGATTTCCAACGACCCGTGGAAAGTCGGCGGCCACATCAACGACACCGCGGTGATTGCGCCGATCTTCTTGCGCGAGCAGCTGGTCGGCTTCGCCGCCTACCTCGGCCATCACATCGACATGGGCGGGCGCGGCTTTTCGGCCGACAGCACTTCGCTGTACGAGGAAGGCATCCTCATCCCGCCGGTAAAGCTCTTCGCCGCCGGCGAGCCCAACCTCGACATCTTCGAGATGGTCTCCAGCAACATCCGCCATCCGGAGGTGGTGCTGTCCGACATTCGCGCGCAAATGGGCGCCGCCGAAGCCGCCGCCAACAAGATCGCCCGCATGATGGAGGAGTTCGGCCTCGCCGATCTCGACGGCCTTTCGCAAGCGATGATCCGCACCAGTGAGGAGGCCACGCGCGCCGCCATCGCGCTGATCCCCGACGGCACCTACCGTTACGCTACCTTCACCGACGGTTACGATGCCAAAGACCCGGTGAAGATGGCGCTGGCGCTGACGATCAAGGGCTCCGACATCACCATCGACTACTCCGGCAGCTCGCCCCAAAGCATGTACGGCATCAATCTGGTGTACAACCACACCCTGGCGCTGACGCACCAGTGCCTGATGTGCACCATCTTCCCGCACGTGCGCGACAACGAAGGCAGCTACCGGCCGCTCACCCTGGTCGCGCCCGAAGGCAGCATCATGAACGCCAAGTACCCGGCCCCGGTAATGGCCCGGCACCTCACCGGCTTCTACATCCCGTCGGCCGTCTTCGGCGCACTCGCCAAAGTGATCCCCAACCGCGTCGTCGCCGACTCCGCCGCGGTCTCCAACTTCGGCGTCATCGGCACCAACGAGCGCGGCGATCCCATGGTCGGCATCTGCACCTGCCTCGGCGGCATGGGCGCACGCCCGACCAAGGACTCGCCGACCACGCTGTTCCCGTTCGTCATCTCCGACATCCCGATCGAGGTGATCGAGAACGAGTTCCCGCTGTTCGTGCGCAAACGCGAAATGGTGCGTGACTCCGGCGGCGCGGGTAAGTATCGTGGGGGCCTGGGTCAGGAAATCGAGGTCCAGGTGCAAAGCAAGAAACCGGCGACCTTCTTCTGCATGCAGGAGCGCATCAATCACCCGCCGCTGGGCCTGCGCGGCGGGCTGCCGGGCGCTACCGCCGACTTGGTGATCAACCGCACCATCCGGCCGCATCCGAAAAAGGGCTACATGCTGCAGCCCGGCGACAGCGTCCGCATTCGTGCCAACGGCGGCGGCGGTTACGGCCTGGCGCATCAACGCGATCCCGAGCGGGTGCTGGCCGATGTGCGTAACGACTACGTCACGGTGGAACAAGCCGCCAAGGTCTATCGCGTGGCCATCGACGCTAAGAAGAACCAGATCGACTGGGCCAAGACCAAACGCCTGCGGGCGAACAAAGCCGCTCCCGCCAACAACTCGAAAGCCCCCGGCAAGCGCCGGGCCAGCCGGCCAAAGCGCGCGTCAACCGCCGCGCGCGGATAA
- a CDS encoding transketolase — translation MAALIEELQTRAALLRAHSLRATAQAGSGHPTTCLSAADLVAALFFHTMRYHPEDPGHADNDRFVLSKGHAAPLLYAAWAEAGAFAPERLLTLRRIDSELEGHPTPRFPGTVAATGSLGQGLSVGVGTALALRLDHSPARVYVMLGDGETAEGAVWEAAALAAHYRLDNLVAIVDVNGLGQSQRTMYGFDLEPYRARFEAFGWKALTIDGHDMSAILSALAQAQQVTAQPVAIVARTKKGKGVSFIEDKDGWHGKPLKQGEELERALKEVCANLNGSLGAPAIKRPAPAQPGSAPAIGTVAPPAYTVGDMVATREAYGTALAKLGAAAAHVVVLDADTKNSTFSERFLAAYPERFFENFIAEQNMIGAAVGLAAAGKIPFLSSFACFLTRGFDHLRMAAISQANIKVAGSHCGVSIGEDGPSQMGLEDLAMMRAIPGAVVLYPSDAVCTERLVEAVARRRGMAYLRLSRPKTPVLYGAGEDFPIGGSKVLRSSPHDVVTVITAGVTLFEALKAHEQLQQAGIAIRVIDAYSVRPLDTAGILAAAAATNGRVLTVEDHYYDGGLGDAVLNAVAEADVKVRKLAVRAVPRSGKPEELIAAHGIGASAIAAAVRQMIG, via the coding sequence ATGGCTGCTCTCATCGAGGAACTGCAAACCCGCGCCGCGCTGCTGCGCGCCCACAGCTTGCGCGCCACCGCCCAAGCCGGCTCCGGCCACCCGACCACCTGCTTGTCCGCCGCCGACCTGGTGGCGGCGCTGTTCTTTCACACCATGCGCTATCACCCCGAAGATCCGGGGCATGCCGACAACGATCGCTTCGTTTTGTCCAAAGGGCACGCCGCCCCGCTGCTGTACGCGGCCTGGGCCGAGGCTGGCGCCTTCGCGCCCGAGCGCCTGCTGACGTTGCGCCGCATCGACAGCGAGCTCGAGGGCCACCCCACGCCGCGCTTTCCCGGCACCGTTGCCGCCACCGGCTCGCTCGGCCAAGGGCTGTCGGTGGGCGTCGGCACTGCCCTGGCCTTGCGTCTCGACCACAGCCCGGCCCGGGTTTACGTGATGCTCGGCGACGGCGAGACGGCCGAGGGCGCGGTCTGGGAGGCGGCGGCGCTGGCGGCGCACTACCGGCTCGATAACCTGGTGGCGATCGTCGATGTCAACGGCCTCGGCCAGAGCCAGCGCACCATGTACGGCTTTGATCTCGAACCCTACCGGGCGCGCTTCGAGGCCTTCGGCTGGAAAGCGCTGACGATCGATGGCCATGACATGAGTGCGATCCTCTCCGCCTTGGCCCAAGCGCAGCAAGTCACCGCGCAGCCCGTGGCGATCGTTGCGCGCACCAAGAAGGGCAAGGGGGTCTCGTTCATCGAGGACAAGGACGGCTGGCACGGCAAGCCGCTCAAGCAGGGCGAGGAACTCGAGCGTGCGCTGAAGGAAGTTTGCGCCAACTTGAACGGCTCGCTCGGGGCCCCGGCAATCAAGCGTCCGGCCCCCGCCCAGCCTGGTTCGGCTCCGGCCATCGGCACGGTTGCGCCGCCGGCCTACACAGTCGGTGACATGGTGGCCACACGCGAGGCCTATGGCACTGCGCTGGCAAAGCTCGGGGCCGCGGCCGCCCACGTGGTCGTGCTCGATGCCGACACCAAGAACTCGACTTTCTCCGAGCGCTTCCTCGCCGCCTATCCCGAGCGCTTCTTCGAGAACTTCATCGCCGAGCAGAACATGATCGGCGCCGCGGTGGGTCTGGCCGCCGCCGGCAAGATCCCGTTCCTCTCCAGCTTCGCCTGCTTCCTGACCCGCGGCTTCGACCACTTGCGCATGGCCGCGATCTCGCAAGCCAACATCAAGGTAGCGGGCTCGCACTGCGGCGTCTCCATCGGCGAGGACGGGCCGTCGCAAATGGGCCTCGAAGACTTGGCGATGATGCGCGCCATCCCCGGCGCAGTCGTGCTCTACCCAAGCGATGCGGTGTGTACCGAACGCCTGGTGGAGGCGGTGGCGCGCCGGCGCGGAATGGCGTACCTGCGGCTGAGCCGGCCGAAAACCCCGGTGCTGTACGGCGCCGGCGAGGATTTCCCGATCGGCGGCTCGAAGGTGCTGCGCTCGAGCCCGCATGACGTTGTCACCGTGATCACCGCGGGCGTCACGCTGTTCGAAGCGCTCAAAGCCCACGAGCAACTGCAACAGGCCGGCATCGCCATTCGAGTTATCGATGCCTACTCGGTCCGGCCGCTCGACACCGCCGGCATCCTTGCCGCCGCCGCCGCCACCAACGGGCGGGTGCTGACGGTTGAGGACCACTACTACGACGGCGGCCTGGGCGACGCGGTGCTCAACGCCGTGGCCGAGGCCGACGTCAAGGTTCGCAAGCTGGCCGTGCGCGCGGTACCGCGCTCGGGCAAACCCGAGGAATTGATCGCCGCGCACGGCATCGGCGCCAGTGCCATCGCTGCCGCGGTACGCCAGATGATCGGCTAG
- a CDS encoding LLM class F420-dependent oxidoreductase, translating into MAATGVRFGIQTGQQFASWDEIVRIWQRAEDLGYDTAWTFDHFVAVMMDPFDPCLEAWSCLAALAVNTKRIRIGALVTGNTYRHPAILAKIATTVDVISGGRLEFGIGTGWFEPEHQMFGIPLGTPRERCQRLDEALAIIRSLWREPYTTANGKYYQLSAATFEPKPVQKPHPPIVIAGAGEKRMLPIVARHADVWSSFGSPEVYRRKIEVLRGYCTQEGRDCDAIEKQVLVPAFIGDDLEPAAPMVMGYAMYQNISEDEARKWMLLGNAGEVCRQIDAFIAAGVSHFVLTLNPYNMDVFERFAAEVMPRYR; encoded by the coding sequence ATGGCCGCCACAGGTGTTCGCTTCGGCATTCAAACCGGACAGCAGTTTGCCTCGTGGGACGAGATCGTCCGCATCTGGCAGCGCGCGGAAGACTTGGGCTACGACACCGCCTGGACCTTCGACCACTTCGTCGCCGTCATGATGGATCCGTTCGATCCCTGCCTGGAGGCGTGGAGCTGCCTGGCCGCGCTGGCGGTGAACACCAAGCGCATTCGCATCGGCGCGCTGGTGACCGGCAATACTTACCGGCACCCGGCGATTCTCGCCAAGATCGCCACCACCGTCGATGTCATCAGCGGCGGCCGGCTCGAGTTCGGCATCGGCACCGGCTGGTTCGAGCCCGAGCATCAGATGTTCGGCATCCCGCTCGGCACGCCGCGCGAACGCTGCCAGCGCCTCGACGAGGCGCTGGCGATCATCCGCTCGCTGTGGCGCGAGCCCTACACGACGGCGAACGGCAAGTACTACCAGCTCAGCGCCGCCACCTTCGAGCCCAAGCCGGTGCAGAAACCGCACCCGCCCATCGTCATCGCCGGCGCGGGCGAGAAACGTATGCTGCCGATCGTCGCCCGCCACGCCGACGTTTGGAGTTCCTTCGGCTCACCGGAAGTGTATCGCCGTAAGATCGAAGTGCTGCGCGGCTATTGCACCCAGGAGGGGCGGGACTGCGATGCCATCGAGAAGCAAGTGCTGGTGCCGGCGTTCATCGGTGACGACCTCGAGCCGGCGGCGCCGATGGTGATGGGCTATGCCATGTACCAGAACATCAGCGAAGACGAGGCGCGCAAGTGGATGCTGCTGGGCAACGCCGGCGAGGTCTGCCGGCAGATCGACGCCTTCATCGCCGCCGGCGTCAGCCACTTCGTGCTGACGTTGAACCCGTACAACATGGACGTCTTCGAGCGCTTCGCCGCCGAGGTGATGCCGCGGTATCGCTAG
- a CDS encoding hydantoinase/oxoprolinase family protein — MYRIGCDIGGTFTDVVVWDTERGEVHAGKVLTTPDDPARAAIDGIRTVCAEQGIRLDSEVRHLIHGTTLVINTLIQRVGAKTALLVTEGFRDFLEVGRGSRYDNYDINIDMPVPLVPRRWRRGIRERVDAGGVVRTKLDERQARQAVRALVKDGVEAIAVCFLHSFRNPAHEHRMRELIRKEAPQIEVSLSCEVVPEIREYERASTTVANSFALPPTRRYLANFGEQLGKLRFGGEFLMMLSHGGITTPEVAAQFPIRILESGPAAGAVLGAFLGEQLNYPHILSFDMGGSTAKSCLIDDCKPQVTKEFEVARMARFKKGSGLPVNLPVIDMLEIGAGGGSIAGLDQMGLLTVGPLSAGAAPGPVCYGRGGTQPTVTDADLVLGYLDAGYFLGGGMALDRAAAETALGEQIAKPAKLTVLAAAWGVHNIVDENMANAARVLAVEKGIELGPYTMIAFGGAGPVHAFNVCRKLGIRRFLVPHVAGVASAFGFLVAPLSFDFIRTYILKLTDFEPNTLNRIYAEMEEEGRRLLSQAGVPREQVTITRSADMRYALQGREIDVSIPSGRLGPEHREQILNAFSTAHMQKYNWSHPDLEVMGVNWKIVAAGPRPQLTLNHRRSAATGSARKGERPVYFPEFNELRPCPVYDRYQLAPGFSCDGPAVIEERESTVVIGPGGTATVDQLGNVVVSVPTGAV, encoded by the coding sequence ATGTATCGGATCGGTTGCGATATTGGGGGAACGTTCACGGATGTAGTGGTGTGGGATACCGAGCGCGGCGAGGTCCACGCCGGCAAGGTGCTTACCACCCCGGACGACCCGGCCCGGGCCGCCATCGACGGCATCCGCACGGTCTGTGCGGAGCAAGGCATCCGCCTCGACAGCGAGGTCCGCCACCTCATCCATGGCACCACACTGGTGATCAATACTTTGATCCAGAGAGTGGGTGCCAAGACGGCACTGTTGGTGACCGAGGGGTTTCGTGATTTTCTCGAAGTCGGCCGCGGCAGCCGCTACGACAACTATGACATCAACATCGACATGCCGGTACCGTTGGTCCCGCGGCGATGGCGGCGCGGTATCCGCGAGCGAGTCGATGCCGGCGGCGTGGTCCGCACCAAGCTCGATGAAAGGCAGGCGCGCCAGGCGGTGCGGGCGCTGGTGAAAGACGGCGTCGAGGCCATCGCCGTCTGCTTCCTGCACTCCTTCCGCAACCCGGCGCACGAGCACCGGATGCGCGAGCTGATCCGCAAGGAGGCGCCACAGATCGAAGTCAGCCTCTCGTGCGAAGTGGTGCCGGAAATCCGCGAGTACGAGCGCGCCTCGACCACGGTCGCCAACAGCTTCGCGTTGCCGCCGACGCGCCGCTACCTGGCCAACTTCGGCGAGCAGCTGGGCAAGCTGCGCTTCGGCGGCGAGTTCCTCATGATGCTCTCGCACGGCGGCATCACTACTCCCGAAGTGGCGGCGCAATTCCCCATCCGCATCCTCGAGTCCGGACCGGCCGCCGGCGCGGTGCTCGGCGCCTTTCTCGGCGAACAGCTCAACTATCCGCACATCCTCTCCTTCGACATGGGCGGCTCCACCGCCAAGAGCTGCCTGATCGACGACTGTAAGCCGCAGGTGACCAAGGAGTTCGAGGTCGCACGCATGGCCCGCTTCAAGAAAGGCAGCGGGTTGCCGGTCAACTTGCCGGTGATCGACATGCTGGAAATCGGCGCCGGCGGCGGCTCGATCGCTGGCCTCGACCAAATGGGCTTGCTCACCGTCGGACCGCTCAGTGCGGGCGCGGCGCCGGGCCCAGTATGCTACGGGCGGGGCGGCACCCAGCCGACCGTCACCGATGCCGACCTGGTGCTCGGCTACCTCGACGCCGGCTACTTCCTCGGCGGCGGCATGGCGCTCGATCGCGCGGCCGCCGAGACCGCGCTCGGCGAACAGATCGCCAAGCCGGCCAAACTGACCGTGCTTGCCGCTGCTTGGGGCGTCCACAACATCGTCGATGAGAACATGGCCAACGCCGCCCGCGTGCTGGCGGTCGAGAAGGGCATCGAACTGGGGCCGTACACCATGATCGCCTTCGGCGGTGCCGGCCCGGTGCATGCTTTCAACGTCTGCCGCAAGCTCGGCATCCGGCGCTTCCTGGTCCCCCACGTCGCCGGCGTCGCTTCCGCCTTCGGCTTCCTGGTGGCACCGCTGTCGTTCGATTTCATCCGGACCTACATCCTCAAACTCACCGACTTCGAGCCCAACACGCTCAACCGCATCTATGCCGAGATGGAGGAGGAAGGCCGCCGCCTGCTCAGCCAGGCCGGCGTGCCGCGCGAGCAGGTGACCATCACGCGCTCGGCCGATATGCGTTACGCGCTGCAGGGACGCGAGATCGACGTGTCGATTCCATCCGGCCGCCTGGGCCCCGAGCACCGCGAGCAGATTCTCAATGCCTTCTCCACCGCCCACATGCAGAAATACAACTGGAGCCACCCCGACCTCGAAGTCATGGGCGTGAACTGGAAGATCGTCGCCGCCGGCCCGCGCCCGCAGCTGACGCTCAACCATCGCCGCAGCGCCGCCACCGGCTCGGCGCGCAAGGGCGAGCGTCCGGTGTACTTCCCCGAGTTCAACGAACTGCGCCCCTGCCCGGTCTACGATCGCTATCAGCTCGCGCCCGGTTTCAGTTGCGACGGACCGGCCGTGATCGAGGAGCGCGAGTCGACCGTGGTGATCGGCCCTGGAGGCACCGCCACGGTCGATCAACTCGGAAACGTGGTGGTGTCGGTACCAACGGGAGCCGTGTGA